A genome region from Ligilactobacillus cholophilus includes the following:
- a CDS encoding SufB/SufD family protein, translating to MFKNGRLPDIEKVNFKYWNFGNPVQESIANHIIVKNQKQLVDKGIKIVDLKNIKTECFALINKFKGKIISKDENQFVADNENAFNCGLFIYVPQNLLLTDPIEIEIKQEDQLDCRIVMCMDSGSSVSMIQTFNGETVGKKGAKIIEEVNVKCDAQFKLNTIQHLSNSTTYFKQRIKVEQNANVMWNVEAFNLTNSLNECEIILDGTGAQGDLKIISLANNKQVQGFNAKIINRKLKTIAKILQRGIVMDQARIVFNGIGKIENGAHGANSQQENRLLMLSEKAKGDANPILLIDDNDVQAGHAASIGKVDLKKMYYLMSRGLSKKVAEKLLVKAFLMPTIDQIPEKDIQMLLKKQLERRLENEL from the coding sequence ATGTTTAAAAATGGAAGATTACCTGATATTGAGAAAGTTAATTTTAAATATTGGAATTTTGGTAATCCAGTACAAGAAAGTATAGCCAATCATATTATTGTAAAAAATCAAAAGCAGTTAGTTGATAAGGGGATTAAGATTGTCGATTTAAAAAATATTAAAACTGAATGTTTTGCATTAATAAACAAATTCAAGGGGAAGATAATTTCAAAGGATGAAAATCAATTTGTTGCTGATAATGAAAATGCCTTTAATTGTGGATTGTTTATTTACGTTCCACAAAACTTATTACTTACTGATCCAATAGAAATTGAAATTAAGCAGGAAGATCAACTTGATTGTCGAATTGTAATGTGTATGGACTCTGGATCAAGTGTTTCAATGATTCAAACATTTAACGGAGAAACTGTGGGGAAAAAAGGTGCAAAAATTATTGAGGAAGTAAACGTTAAATGTGATGCACAGTTTAAATTAAATACAATTCAACATCTATCTAATTCGACTACATATTTTAAACAACGTATTAAAGTTGAACAAAATGCTAATGTTATGTGGAATGTAGAAGCTTTTAATTTAACTAATAGTTTAAATGAATGTGAAATTATTTTAGATGGAACAGGCGCTCAAGGAGATTTAAAAATTATTTCTTTAGCAAATAACAAACAAGTGCAGGGTTTTAATGCTAAAATCATAAATCGCAAACTAAAGACCATTGCTAAAATATTGCAGCGTGGAATTGTAATGGATCAAGCAAGAATTGTGTTTAATGGTATTGGAAAAATAGAAAATGGCGCTCATGGAGCAAATTCACAACAAGAAAATCGTTTATTAATGTTATCTGAAAAAGCAAAAGGGGACGCTAATCCAATCTTATTAATTGATGATAATGATGTTCAGGCTGGACATGCTGCAAGTATTGGCAAAGTTGATTTGAAAAAAATGTATTACTTAATGAGTCGAGGATTATCAAAAAAAGTTGCAGAAAAATTGCTTGTTAAAGCATTTTTAATGCCAACTATTGATCAAATTCCTGAAAAAGATATTCAAATGTTATTGAAAAAACAACTTGAAAGAAGACTAGAAAATGAATTGTAA
- a CDS encoding ribonuclease Z: protein MIDVTLLGTGGSIPLPDRYLSSAIIEYKGRKILMDAGEGTGVSMRAVRSGFKSLDVICITHLHGDHVIGLQGILGTTSNTGRTEPITIIGPKGIKDVMKGFRVIMPWLNYDINIIEDPKPNEPIVINNKWIHGELSISALPVKHTRPNFAYRVDLKRNPKFDPQKAKENEVPQRIWGDLQRKDEPITIDGKTYTPDMVLGNARKGMRVSWVTDTRPTPEIPGFIEGSDLLLSCANFGSNDDTEKAANKMHMTFAEAATQAKKGHVKEMVLTHFSQAMRHPEKYLKNATDIFPNTVIGKDHMHFTLNFDQDFAEPTIIETKTEE, encoded by the coding sequence ATGATTGATGTTACATTATTGGGTACTGGTGGAAGTATTCCATTACCTGACCGTTATTTATCATCAGCAATTATTGAATATAAGGGACGTAAAATTTTGATGGATGCCGGTGAAGGTACTGGGGTCTCAATGCGTGCAGTTCGAAGTGGTTTTAAATCATTAGATGTAATCTGTATTACTCATTTACATGGTGATCATGTAATTGGTTTACAAGGAATTTTAGGAACAACAAGTAACACAGGAAGAACAGAACCAATCACAATCATTGGTCCTAAGGGCATTAAAGATGTTATGAAGGGATTCAGAGTTATTATGCCATGGTTAAATTATGACATAAATATCATCGAAGATCCTAAGCCAAATGAACCTATTGTAATTAATAATAAGTGGATTCATGGTGAATTATCAATTTCTGCATTACCTGTAAAGCACACACGGCCTAATTTTGCTTATCGTGTTGATTTGAAACGAAATCCAAAATTTGATCCTCAAAAAGCTAAAGAAAATGAAGTACCACAACGTATTTGGGGTGATCTTCAACGTAAAGATGAACCAATTACGATAGATGGTAAGACATATACGCCTGATATGGTATTAGGAAATGCACGCAAGGGAATGCGTGTAAGTTGGGTTACAGATACACGTCCAACACCAGAAATTCCTGGTTTTATTGAAGGTTCAGATTTGTTATTAAGTTGTGCAAACTTTGGATCAAATGATGACACTGAAAAAGCAGCAAATAAAATGCATATGACATTTGCTGAAGCTGCAACTCAAGCTAAAAAGGGTCATGTTAAGGAAATGGTTTTGACACACTTTTCACAGGCAATGCGTCATCCAGAAAAATATTTAAAGAATGCTACTGATATTTTCCCTAATACAGTAATTGGAAAAGATCATATGCATTTTACTTTAAACTTTGATCAAGATTTTGCTGAACCAACAATTATTGAAACAAAAACTGAAGAATAA
- a CDS encoding CvpA family protein, with protein MLVTLIIILLLILAFRFGYKRGLLMTLMSAAGYIVVFLLAIFLAKPMGIALSGALPALCKNVDFSTIFYQVLAFWIIAIVGSIIYRVVAKTVNGITKLPLISQLNALAGAALSTILMYIVIFFGLLLMSAWPNSNVQQSVHESNVAQWILTKTPLFSQNIFDNISN; from the coding sequence ATGCTAGTAACATTGATTATAATTCTTTTATTAATTCTTGCATTTCGCTTTGGTTATAAACGTGGATTATTAATGACGTTAATGAGTGCTGCAGGATATATTGTTGTATTTTTGCTAGCAATTTTTTTAGCTAAACCAATGGGAATTGCGTTATCAGGTGCATTACCAGCGTTATGTAAAAATGTTGATTTTTCAACTATATTTTATCAAGTATTGGCTTTTTGGATTATCGCAATTGTTGGTAGTATTATTTATCGCGTGGTTGCGAAAACAGTTAATGGCATAACTAAATTGCCTTTAATTTCACAACTTAATGCACTTGCAGGTGCAGCACTTTCAACGATTTTAATGTATATAGTGATTTTCTTTGGGTTATTGTTGATGTCAGCATGGCCAAACTCAAATGTGCAACAAAGTGTACATGAATCAAATGTTGCACAATGGATTTTAACAAAAACTCCGCTTTTTTCACAAAATATTTTTGATAATATATCTAATTAA
- the sufB gene encoding Fe-S cluster assembly protein SufB → MSNKTDDLQLGEKYLYGFKDQVKPLYTTGRGLSTDKIRMISKIKNEPQWMLDFRLNAFEIYQKMPMPNFGPDLSAIDFENINYFRKDTANVARKWEDVPDTIKETFDKLGVPEAERKYLAGSSAQYESEAVYHNIQSELQEQGVIFMDMDSALQEYPELIKKYWGKLVPPSDNKLAALNSAVWSGGTFIYVPKNVECKIPIQSYFRINEGNSGQFERTLIIVDENASVNYVEGCTAPNYSADSLHAAVVEVNVLKDAYCRYTTIQNWSDNVYSLETKRAKAMENATMEWVDGNLGSKVTMKYPSVYLNGENAKGTMLSIAFAGKDTEGNGIISDTGAKMIHNAQNTSSSIVSKSLCKDGGKADYRGVVRFGKNSQGSFSHVECDTIIMDDKSSSNTLPYNEILNGNVSIEHEAKVSKISEEQLYYLMSRGLSAKKATEMIVMGFIEPFTKELPMEYAVELNRLIEYQMDGSVG, encoded by the coding sequence ATGAGTAATAAAACTGATGATTTGCAATTAGGAGAGAAGTATCTGTATGGCTTTAAAGATCAAGTAAAACCTTTATATACAACAGGTAGAGGATTATCCACAGATAAAATTCGTATGATTTCAAAAATCAAAAATGAACCTCAATGGATGCTCGATTTTAGATTAAATGCATTTGAAATATATCAAAAAATGCCAATGCCTAATTTTGGGCCTGACTTGTCAGCAATTGATTTTGAAAACATTAATTATTTTAGAAAAGATACAGCAAATGTTGCACGTAAATGGGAAGATGTTCCAGATACAATTAAAGAAACATTTGATAAACTTGGGGTACCTGAAGCTGAACGAAAATATTTGGCTGGGTCATCAGCTCAATATGAATCAGAGGCTGTATACCATAATATTCAATCTGAACTTCAAGAACAAGGCGTAATTTTTATGGATATGGATTCGGCATTACAAGAATATCCTGAATTGATAAAAAAGTATTGGGGAAAACTTGTACCACCATCAGATAATAAGCTTGCAGCTTTAAATTCTGCAGTGTGGTCTGGAGGAACATTTATTTATGTTCCTAAAAATGTTGAATGTAAAATTCCAATACAAAGTTATTTTCGAATTAATGAAGGAAATTCTGGTCAATTTGAAAGGACTTTAATTATTGTAGATGAGAATGCTAGCGTAAATTATGTCGAAGGATGTACAGCACCTAACTATTCTGCAGATAGTTTGCATGCAGCAGTAGTTGAGGTTAATGTTCTAAAAGATGCATATTGTAGATATACAACAATTCAAAATTGGTCTGACAATGTTTATAGCTTAGAAACAAAACGTGCAAAGGCAATGGAGAATGCGACAATGGAGTGGGTTGATGGTAATTTGGGTTCAAAAGTTACTATGAAATATCCTAGTGTTTATTTAAATGGCGAAAATGCAAAGGGGACAATGCTTTCAATTGCATTTGCAGGAAAAGATACTGAGGGAAATGGGATTATTTCTGACACTGGAGCAAAAATGATTCATAATGCACAAAATACCTCTTCTTCAATTGTTTCTAAATCATTATGCAAAGATGGCGGAAAAGCTGATTATCGTGGTGTTGTCCGCTTTGGTAAAAACAGCCAAGGATCATTTAGTCATGTTGAATGTGATACGATTATTATGGATGATAAGTCATCAAGTAATACATTGCCTTACAATGAAATTTTAAATGGTAATGTTTCAATTGAACATGAAGCCAAAGTTTCAAAAATATCAGAAGAACAATTATATTATTTAATGAGTCGAGGTTTATCTGCTAAAAAAGCAACTGAAATGATTGTAATGGGATTTATTGAACCATTTACAAAGGAACTTCCAATGGAATATGCAGTTGAATTGAATCGTTTGATTGAATATCAAATGGATGGTTCTGTAGGTTAA
- the sufU gene encoding Fe-S cluster assembly sulfur transfer protein SufU produces MDSIKNSDLDKLYQEIIQEHAVSPRNYGKLVHKTATKRVFNPICGDDLTIEVEIKNDILQKISFSGEGCILSTASASVMTELVVSKRIDDIHKLINNFYSLVTDKVIDQDMLIALGDAIAFKNVKQFPIRVKCVLMSWDALRMCLKGNQVNE; encoded by the coding sequence TTGGATTCTATCAAAAATAGTGATTTGGATAAACTGTATCAAGAGATAATTCAGGAACATGCAGTTAGTCCGAGAAATTACGGAAAATTAGTACATAAAACAGCTACTAAGCGGGTATTTAACCCTATTTGTGGGGATGATTTAACAATTGAAGTTGAAATAAAAAATGACATTTTACAAAAAATATCATTTAGTGGCGAAGGATGTATTCTTTCAACTGCTTCAGCATCGGTAATGACAGAATTAGTTGTGTCAAAAAGGATTGATGATATTCATAAGTTGATTAATAATTTTTATTCATTAGTAACAGATAAAGTGATAGATCAAGATATGTTAATTGCATTAGGAGATGCTATTGCATTTAAAAATGTTAAGCAGTTTCCAATCAGAGTGAAATGCGTATTGATGTCTTGGGATGCCCTAAGAATGTGTTTGAAAGGAAATCAAGTTAATGAGTAA
- a CDS encoding XTP/dITP diphosphatase produces the protein MEQILIATKNPGKAREYRKIFEPKGFEVITLLDLEEQSIPSIDENGQSFDENAYIKAQALTDAMKITVLADDSGLCVDALNGAPGIHSARYAGDHDDEANRKKLLLEMKDVPKEKRTAHFHTSIVVTHPTKENLKVSGEAEGRILTHEVGEKGFGYDPLFYSFDLDKTFAEATVDEKNSVSHRGKAVRSLMKQFDKWWTD, from the coding sequence ATGGAACAAATATTAATTGCTACAAAAAATCCAGGTAAGGCACGTGAATATCGTAAAATTTTTGAGCCAAAAGGATTTGAAGTAATTACTTTATTAGATTTAGAAGAACAGAGTATTCCTTCAATCGATGAAAATGGACAATCTTTTGATGAGAATGCTTATATTAAAGCACAGGCATTAACTGATGCAATGAAAATTACTGTTTTAGCTGATGATTCAGGATTATGTGTTGATGCTTTAAATGGAGCACCAGGAATTCATTCAGCACGTTATGCAGGAGATCATGATGATGAAGCTAATCGCAAAAAATTACTATTAGAAATGAAAGATGTTCCAAAAGAAAAAAGAACAGCTCACTTTCATACTTCAATCGTAGTTACTCATCCTACAAAGGAAAATCTTAAAGTTAGTGGCGAAGCAGAGGGAAGAATTTTAACACATGAAGTTGGTGAAAAAGGATTTGGATATGATCCACTCTTCTATTCATTTGATTTAGATAAGACATTTGCCGAAGCAACGGTTGATGAAAAGAACAGTGTAAGTCATCGAGGTAAAGCAGTAAGATCATTAATGAAACAGTTTGACAAATGGTGGACTGATTAA
- a CDS encoding DUF2507 domain-containing protein produces the protein MEENFFTKTLLNKSGTTLGTEMLRDLLIPSLVGNNKDIMYWSGKLLARKLPLASKKDLKLFFKYAGWGDLKLIKSKKDIEIFELSGEPIKLRCKLTEKPDFKLETGFIAETYQLEDQFVTEGEIEKVDSKNYTVTINIHIDKHSSMLEEKTGIQPFSLIEFDKIQKEAQKIDSSNLESTSSNTNDNA, from the coding sequence ATGGAAGAAAATTTTTTTACCAAAACATTATTAAATAAATCTGGTACTACACTTGGTACAGAGATGTTACGTGATTTATTAATCCCTAGTTTAGTTGGCAATAATAAAGATATCATGTACTGGTCAGGAAAATTATTAGCACGTAAATTACCACTAGCAAGTAAAAAAGACTTAAAATTATTTTTTAAATATGCTGGTTGGGGAGACTTGAAGTTAATTAAGTCAAAAAAAGATATAGAAATTTTTGAACTAAGTGGCGAGCCTATTAAATTACGTTGTAAATTAACAGAAAAACCAGATTTTAAATTAGAAACTGGTTTTATTGCTGAAACTTATCAATTAGAGGATCAATTTGTAACTGAAGGTGAAATTGAAAAAGTTGACAGTAAAAATTATACTGTAACTATCAACATTCACATTGATAAACATTCTTCTATGTTAGAAGAAAAAACGGGTATTCAGCCATTTTCATTGATTGAATTTGATAAAATTCAAAAAGAAGCTCAAAAAATTGATTCATCTAATTTAGAATCAACTTCAAGTAATACTAATGACAATGCTTAA
- the sufC gene encoding Fe-S cluster assembly ATPase SufC, whose amino-acid sequence MKTFEIKNLKVEVEGKMILKGVNLTVNPGEIHVIMGPNGTGKSTLSETIMGNPKYKILDGQILLDGESINDWPVDKRARHGLFLAMQYPVEIPGITNSEFIKATVKARQGKINILSFIQKLKQNAEFLDISEKMLDRNLNEGFSGGEKKRNEILQMMMIDPDLAILDEIDSGLDIDALQVVAKGVNQMRSSHFSTLMITHYQRLLNYIHPDVVHVMMDGRIVKSGDFSMAQKLEKTGYAKLRDELGLKIRLVDENV is encoded by the coding sequence ATGAAAACTTTTGAAATTAAGAATTTAAAAGTCGAAGTTGAAGGAAAAATGATTTTAAAGGGAGTTAATTTAACAGTTAACCCTGGAGAAATACACGTTATTATGGGGCCGAATGGAACTGGAAAATCAACGCTTTCTGAAACAATTATGGGAAATCCTAAATATAAGATATTAGATGGCCAAATTTTATTAGATGGTGAATCAATTAATGATTGGCCAGTTGATAAAAGAGCACGTCATGGCTTATTTTTAGCAATGCAATATCCAGTTGAAATTCCTGGAATTACTAATAGTGAATTTATTAAAGCTACAGTCAAAGCTAGACAGGGAAAAATAAATATTTTAAGTTTTATTCAGAAATTGAAACAAAATGCGGAATTTTTAGATATTTCTGAAAAAATGCTTGATAGAAATTTAAATGAAGGCTTTTCAGGTGGCGAAAAGAAAAGAAATGAAATTTTACAAATGATGATGATTGATCCTGATTTAGCTATTCTTGATGAGATTGATTCTGGTTTAGATATAGATGCATTACAAGTGGTAGCTAAGGGAGTTAATCAAATGCGTTCATCACATTTTAGTACTTTGATGATTACTCATTATCAAAGACTTTTGAATTATATTCATCCAGATGTTGTGCATGTCATGATGGATGGAAGAATTGTTAAAAGTGGAGATTTTAGTATGGCGCAGAAATTAGAAAAAACTGGATATGCTAAGTTAAGAGATGAACTTGGATTAAAAATTAGATTGGTTGATGAAAATGTTTAA
- a CDS encoding endonuclease MutS2: protein MHSKILKTLEYDKIRQKIADYTVTENGKKLALNLIPSSDAETIERNLAETQDGADILRLKGGIPMPKLLDIKALLKRLEIDATLNGKELAMIAKVLRATNVVKAFFRELADDEIDLKSVDKLNEDLQTIPEVSKKLLVSIESDGHVTDDASSLLKSLRKQIESTEGTIRDKLSSLTHGSKAKYLSDSLVTIRNDRYVIPVKAENRGQFGGVVHDQSASGQTLFVEPQAIVDLNNRLKQQQLAEKEEIQRILRELSELVAPHTQELEQNALILGKMDFINAKAQYAKEIHATLPEISLENDIYIRRAWHPLLNPKTVVKNDIALGKDYQAIVITGPNTGGKTITLKTLGLIQLMAQSGLFIPANEESRVGVFDEIFADIGDEQSIEQSLSTFSSHMTNIVEILNSITANSLILFDELGAGTDPQEGAALAISILDAIGAVGSYVVATTHYPELKAYGFERPQTINASMEFDSETLQPTYHLLIGIPGRSNAFDISKRLGLSEQIVNSARQMVSQDSQDLNEMISDLVKKRHDAEEKQAFYKKYLKEAEKLHHDLEVGFERFESQKDNQMNQAKKEANGIIENAQKKADQIIAELRKMRMQGANAVKENELVDAKTKLNQLEQPINLKKNRVLKRAKNQKEFHVDDDVLVKSYGQKGVLLRQSDADHWEVQIGILKMKIETSDLEKIKVDEKQKSHSGVSVKRSSSSGLPTTLDLRGQTKEEALMSVDRYIDSALLAGYPSVTIVHGKGTGALQSAIKQYLSNNKSVKSFNYASANAGGDGATIVNFK from the coding sequence ATGCATTCTAAAATTTTAAAAACATTAGAATATGATAAAATTCGACAAAAAATTGCAGATTATACTGTAACAGAGAATGGTAAAAAATTAGCATTAAATTTAATTCCAAGTTCAGATGCTGAAACAATTGAGCGTAATTTGGCAGAAACACAGGATGGAGCTGATATCTTAAGATTAAAGGGCGGAATACCAATGCCTAAGTTGTTGGATATCAAAGCTTTATTAAAACGATTAGAGATTGATGCTACATTAAACGGAAAAGAACTTGCGATGATTGCTAAAGTTTTGCGTGCTACGAATGTAGTTAAAGCATTTTTTAGAGAGTTAGCAGATGATGAAATTGATTTAAAATCTGTTGATAAACTTAATGAAGACTTGCAAACAATCCCAGAAGTAAGCAAAAAATTGCTTGTTTCAATTGAAAGCGATGGTCATGTAACAGATGATGCCTCTTCATTACTTAAAAGTTTAAGAAAACAAATTGAAAGTACAGAAGGAACGATTCGTGATAAACTATCAAGTTTGACTCATGGAAGTAAAGCTAAATATTTAAGTGATTCACTTGTAACAATTCGTAATGATCGTTATGTAATTCCTGTAAAAGCTGAAAATCGTGGGCAATTTGGTGGAGTTGTACATGATCAAAGTGCATCAGGGCAGACACTTTTTGTTGAACCACAGGCAATTGTGGATTTAAATAATCGACTTAAACAACAACAATTAGCTGAAAAAGAAGAGATTCAACGAATTTTAAGAGAATTATCTGAATTAGTTGCACCGCATACACAGGAATTAGAACAAAATGCACTGATTTTAGGTAAGATGGATTTTATTAATGCAAAGGCTCAGTATGCAAAAGAAATTCATGCAACGTTACCTGAAATTTCACTTGAGAATGATATATATATTCGTAGAGCATGGCATCCGTTACTTAATCCTAAGACTGTAGTTAAGAATGACATTGCTTTGGGAAAAGATTATCAAGCAATTGTAATTACTGGACCTAATACAGGTGGAAAAACAATTACTTTAAAAACATTGGGTTTGATTCAATTAATGGCTCAATCGGGATTGTTTATCCCTGCAAATGAAGAAAGTCGAGTAGGCGTATTTGATGAAATTTTTGCAGATATTGGTGATGAACAGTCAATTGAGCAAAGTCTAAGTACTTTTTCATCACATATGACTAACATAGTAGAAATTCTAAATTCTATAACAGCTAATTCCTTAATTTTGTTTGATGAATTGGGTGCTGGAACAGATCCACAAGAAGGTGCAGCATTAGCAATTTCAATTTTAGATGCAATTGGTGCAGTTGGAAGTTATGTAGTTGCAACTACTCACTATCCAGAATTAAAAGCGTATGGATTTGAACGGCCACAAACAATTAATGCTTCAATGGAATTTGATAGTGAAACGCTTCAACCAACGTATCATTTATTGATAGGAATTCCAGGAAGAAGTAATGCATTCGATATTTCTAAACGGTTAGGCCTATCAGAACAAATTGTTAATTCAGCAAGACAAATGGTTAGTCAAGATAGTCAAGATTTAAACGAAATGATTTCTGATTTAGTTAAAAAAAGACATGATGCTGAAGAAAAACAAGCTTTCTATAAAAAATATTTAAAAGAAGCTGAAAAGTTACATCATGATTTAGAAGTTGGCTTTGAAAGATTTGAAAGTCAAAAAGATAATCAAATGAATCAAGCTAAAAAAGAAGCTAATGGAATCATTGAGAATGCACAGAAAAAAGCAGATCAAATTATTGCGGAGTTACGCAAGATGAGAATGCAAGGTGCAAATGCTGTTAAAGAAAATGAACTTGTAGATGCAAAAACTAAGTTAAATCAACTTGAACAACCAATTAATTTAAAAAAGAATCGTGTGTTAAAACGTGCAAAAAATCAAAAAGAATTCCATGTTGATGATGATGTATTAGTTAAATCATATGGACAAAAAGGTGTATTGCTTCGTCAAAGTGATGCAGATCATTGGGAAGTTCAAATTGGAATTTTAAAAATGAAAATTGAAACCAGTGATTTGGAAAAAATTAAAGTTGATGAAAAACAAAAATCTCATTCAGGGGTTAGTGTAAAACGAAGTTCATCATCTGGATTACCAACTACATTGGATTTACGTGGTCAAACTAAAGAAGAAGCATTGATGAGTGTTGATCGATATATTGATTCAGCATTACTTGCAGGATATCCATCAGTAACAATTGTTCATGGAAAAGGTACTGGTGCTTTACAGAGTGCAATTAAACAATATCTTTCAAATAATAAATCGGTTAAGAGTTTTAATTACGCATCTGCAAATGCAGGTGGTGATGGTGCAACAATTGTTAATTTTAAATAA
- a CDS encoding aminotransferase class V-fold PLP-dependent enzyme, whose protein sequence is MNCNLKSIRQNFPLLQNKKLIYFDNAATTQKPQTVIQTLTDYYQKQNANVDRGAYQLSAEATIEYEKVREKVAEFIHAKSEREVVFTKGTTQAINWIANGFVQKQLNEDDEIVVSIMEHHSNFLPWQIIAQNTHAKLKCVKMNSDYTLDMQDLKSKITEKTKFVAITAVSNVLGIVNPISEICKIAHQNNALVLVDAAQAVPSMPIDVQKWNADFVAFSGHKMLGPTGVGVLWGKGELLKDCAPLEYGGGMINDVSLDNVILKDVPWRFEGGTPNIAGVIGLGKAIDFLKKIGMQNILEREKNLTKILLEKICNIEGVKVYANPNQNQTGIVSFNIGKVHPHDVATFLDAFGIAIRTGHHCAIPLMHELKVSGTCRASLYFYNTEEEIEQFVQKIKKARDFFGFYQK, encoded by the coding sequence ATGAATTGTAATTTAAAGAGTATTCGACAGAATTTCCCTTTATTGCAAAATAAAAAATTAATATATTTTGATAATGCTGCAACAACTCAAAAGCCACAAACGGTGATTCAAACATTAACTGATTATTATCAAAAGCAAAATGCTAATGTCGATCGTGGAGCATATCAATTGTCTGCAGAGGCGACAATTGAATATGAGAAAGTTCGCGAAAAGGTAGCTGAATTTATTCATGCTAAATCAGAACGTGAAGTGGTTTTTACAAAGGGAACGACACAAGCTATAAATTGGATTGCAAACGGTTTTGTTCAAAAACAATTAAATGAAGATGATGAAATTGTAGTTTCAATTATGGAGCACCACAGCAATTTTTTGCCTTGGCAGATAATTGCTCAAAACACACATGCTAAATTAAAATGTGTAAAAATGAACTCTGATTATACACTTGATATGCAGGACTTAAAGAGTAAAATTACAGAAAAAACTAAATTTGTTGCAATTACAGCGGTATCAAATGTTTTAGGAATTGTTAATCCAATTTCAGAAATCTGTAAAATTGCACATCAAAATAATGCGTTAGTCCTTGTTGATGCTGCGCAAGCTGTTCCCAGCATGCCAATTGATGTTCAAAAATGGAATGCAGATTTTGTTGCTTTTTCTGGACATAAAATGTTAGGCCCAACTGGAGTTGGTGTTTTATGGGGAAAAGGCGAACTACTTAAAGATTGTGCTCCACTTGAATATGGTGGTGGCATGATTAATGATGTCAGTTTAGATAATGTCATCTTAAAAGATGTTCCATGGCGATTTGAAGGAGGAACTCCTAATATTGCTGGTGTAATAGGATTAGGAAAAGCAATTGATTTTCTTAAAAAAATTGGAATGCAGAATATTCTTGAAAGAGAGAAAAATTTAACGAAAATTTTGCTTGAGAAGATATGTAATATTGAAGGCGTAAAAGTATATGCAAATCCTAATCAAAATCAAACAGGAATTGTTTCATTTAATATTGGTAAAGTACATCCACATGATGTTGCAACTTTTTTAGATGCTTTTGGGATAGCGATTCGAACAGGTCACCATTGTGCAATTCCACTAATGCATGAATTAAAAGTAAGTGGAACGTGTCGAGCAAGTTTATATTTCTATAATACTGAAGAAGAAATTGAACAGTTCGTTCAAAAAATTAAGAAAGCAAGGGATTTCTTTGGATTCTATCAAAAATAG
- the zapA gene encoding cell division protein ZapA, giving the protein MAERKRRFKVEIDGEEFTIIGKSTPEHMDAVMEITNQELATIKKLMPSLSEKKAALLLAINAVSDQLEKQEELDKLKEQLN; this is encoded by the coding sequence ATGGCGGAAAGAAAAAGACGTTTTAAAGTTGAAATTGATGGAGAAGAATTTACAATAATTGGAAAAAGTACACCAGAACATATGGATGCAGTAATGGAAATTACTAATCAAGAATTAGCTACAATAAAGAAGCTAATGCCTTCATTATCAGAAAAGAAAGCAGCATTATTATTGGCAATAAATGCTGTATCTGATCAATTAGAAAAACAGGAAGAATTAGATAAGTTAAAGGAACAATTAAATTAA